A window from Primulina eburnea isolate SZY01 chromosome 2, ASM2296580v1, whole genome shotgun sequence encodes these proteins:
- the LOC140824746 gene encoding zinc finger protein ZAT9-like, with product METAHRCKICFRNFANGKALGGHMRSHVMNLCTQKKGLKREKDEDPFENLEDSPSFRSCLSISSRSSSGNEEEKRKTFGKGSVSADPAEFCSVEVQDWESETDSSRKDLVGRRSKSARNSRASGPHDDLKGTTHFSQIKNPTASETEALSSISDTTSEDEDVAYCLMMLSRDKWKREEKEKGFEDDYQEEYSHVVKVKKGGSKARGKYRCKTCNELFRSYQALGGHRASHKKIKANPISNLGEMRPVAAAAAVEKVHECPFCDRVFASGQALGGHKRSHFVGSVSRTGGTLSIDLNLPAPVDDDGT from the coding sequence ATGGAGACTGCACACAGATGCAAGATTTGCTTCAGAAATTTTGCTAATGGAAAAGCTCTTGGAGGGCACATGAGATCTCATGTCATGAATCTTTGCACACAAAAAAAGGGATTAAAACGTGAGAAGGACGAGGACCCTTTTGAGAATCTCGAAGATTCTCCATCTTTTCGATCGTGTTTGTCCATTTCATCTCGATCGTCATCCGGAAATGAAGAAGAGAAGAGGAAGACTTTCGGGAAGGGATCGGTTTCAGCTGATCCTGCAGAGTTCTGTTCTGTTGAAGTTCAAGATTGGGAGAGCGAAACCGATTCATCGAGGAAAGATTTGGTCGGAAGAAGGTCGAAAAGTGCTAGAAACTCAAGAGCTTCAGGTCCTCATGATGATTTGAAGGGTACTACTCATTTTTCACAAATCAAGAATCCAACCGCCTCGGAGACCGAGGCCTTGAGCTCGATTTCGGACACGACGTCGGAGGACGAAGACGTCGCTTATTGCTTGATGATGCTGTCCAGAGACAAGTGGAAAagggaagaaaaagaaaaggggTTCGAAGATGATTATCAAGAAGAATATTCTCATGTTGTGAAAGTGAAAAAAGGTGGCAGTAAAGCTAGAGGGAAGTATAGGTGCAAGACATGTAACGAGTTGTTTAGGTCTTATCAGGCACTTGGTGGGCACAGGGCGAGCCACAAGAAAATTAAGGCCAACCCTATATCGAACCTCGGGGAGATGCGTCCCGTGGCCGCAGCGGCCGCCGTGGAGAAGGTACACGAGTGCCCTTTCTGTGATAGGGTGTTTGCTTCAGGGCAGGCACTTGGAGGCCACAAAAGGTCACATTTTGTGGGTTCAGTCTCGAGAACTGGCGGAACTTTGAGCATTGATCTTAATCTCCCTGCACCAGTCGATGATGATGGCACGTAA